A single region of the Pseudomonas solani genome encodes:
- the ung gene encoding uracil-DNA glycosylase: MTETVDRIKLEAGWKEALRDEFDKPYMKALREFLRAEKADGKVVFPPGPMIFNALNSTPLDEVKVVIIGQDPYHGPGQAHGLCFSVQPGVPIPPSLLNIYKELKRDLNIDMPDHGHLQSWAEQGVLLLNTSLTVEQARAGSHANQGWQPFTDRVIEVVSAHQPNLVFLLWGAHAQSKQRLIDSTKHLVLRSAHPSPLSAYRGFLGNGHFSRCNKFLEQHGLAPIDWSVPPL; encoded by the coding sequence ATGACCGAGACCGTTGATCGGATAAAGCTCGAAGCGGGTTGGAAAGAGGCCCTGCGTGACGAGTTCGACAAGCCCTACATGAAGGCGCTGCGCGAGTTCCTGCGCGCCGAGAAGGCCGACGGCAAGGTGGTGTTCCCGCCCGGCCCGATGATTTTCAACGCGCTGAACTCCACGCCGCTGGACGAGGTGAAGGTGGTGATCATCGGCCAGGACCCTTATCACGGCCCCGGCCAGGCCCATGGCCTGTGCTTCTCGGTGCAGCCGGGCGTGCCCATTCCGCCGTCGCTGCTGAACATCTACAAGGAGCTCAAGCGCGACCTGAACATCGACATGCCCGACCACGGCCACTTGCAGAGCTGGGCCGAGCAGGGCGTGCTGCTGCTCAACACCTCCCTGACCGTGGAGCAGGCCCGGGCCGGTTCCCACGCCAACCAGGGCTGGCAGCCCTTCACCGACCGGGTGATAGAGGTCGTCAGCGCGCACCAGCCGAACCTGGTGTTCCTGCTCTGGGGCGCCCACGCGCAGAGCAAGCAGCGCCTGATCGACTCCACCAAGCACCTGGTGCTGCGTTCCGCCCACCCCTCGCCGCTGTCGGCCTACCGCGGCTTCCTCGGCAACGGCCACTTCAGCCGCTGCAACAAGTTCCTCGAGCAGCACGGCCTGGCGCCCATCGATTGGAGCGTGCCGCCGCTCTGA
- a CDS encoding tripartite tricarboxylate transporter TctB family protein, translated as MLFQRLFSLGWLAACLVFAVLAWDYHAAFSYEPVGPRAFPLLMLGLMAAALVWLTLRPTPVAHTHDEQPLDAASLRKVAACIALLLVYAGLFEPLGFILSSSLVGVFMARLYGGRWLPSAIAALLISVGLYLLFDKTLDVPLPLGVLDFLE; from the coding sequence ATGCTTTTTCAACGCCTGTTCAGTCTGGGCTGGCTCGCTGCATGCCTGGTTTTTGCCGTGCTGGCCTGGGACTACCACGCCGCCTTCTCCTACGAGCCGGTCGGCCCGCGCGCCTTCCCCCTGCTGATGCTGGGGCTGATGGCCGCCGCGCTGGTCTGGCTGACGCTGCGCCCCACCCCGGTGGCGCACACGCACGACGAGCAGCCGCTGGACGCCGCCAGCCTGCGCAAGGTGGCCGCCTGCATCGCCCTGCTGCTGGTCTACGCCGGGCTCTTCGAGCCGCTGGGCTTCATCCTCTCCAGCAGCCTCGTCGGCGTCTTCATGGCGCGCCTCTACGGCGGCCGCTGGCTGCCCAGTGCCATCGCCGCGCTGCTGATCAGCGTCGGCCTCTACCTGCTGTTCGACAAGACCCTCGACGTGCCGCTGCCGCTGGGCGTCCTCGACTTCCTGGAGTGA
- a CDS encoding Bug family tripartite tricarboxylate transporter substrate binding protein, giving the protein MKIALTRLALAASCLLLSSQLLAEPKRPECIAPAAPGGGFDLTCKLAQSALMDAKLLSKPMRVTYMPGGVGAVAYNAVVAQRPGDAGTLTAWSSGSLLNLAQGKFGRFDENAVRWLAGIGTSYGAIAVRNDSPYKNLDDLVKALKADPGKVVIGSSGTVGSQDWMQTALLAKAAGIDPRNLRYVALEGGGEIATALLGGHIQVGSTDISDSMPHILAGNMRILAVLSDERLPGEDKANIPTAKEQGYDISWPVVRGFYLGPKVSDEDYAWWKAAFDQLLASEDFAKLRDQRELFPFAMTGPELDAYVKTRVAQYKQMAQEFGLTQ; this is encoded by the coding sequence ATGAAGATCGCTCTCACCCGCCTCGCCCTCGCCGCATCCTGCCTGCTGCTCTCCAGCCAGTTGCTGGCTGAGCCCAAGCGCCCCGAGTGCATCGCCCCGGCCGCGCCCGGCGGCGGCTTCGACCTCACCTGCAAGCTGGCGCAAAGCGCCCTGATGGACGCCAAGCTGCTGAGCAAGCCGATGCGCGTCACCTACATGCCCGGCGGCGTCGGCGCGGTGGCCTACAACGCCGTGGTCGCCCAGCGCCCCGGTGACGCCGGCACCCTCACCGCCTGGTCCAGCGGCTCGCTGCTCAACCTCGCCCAGGGCAAGTTCGGCCGCTTCGACGAGAACGCCGTGCGCTGGCTGGCCGGCATCGGCACCAGCTACGGCGCCATCGCCGTGCGTAACGATTCGCCCTACAAGAACCTCGACGACCTGGTCAAAGCCCTCAAGGCCGACCCGGGCAAGGTGGTGATCGGATCCTCCGGCACCGTCGGCAGCCAGGACTGGATGCAGACCGCGCTACTGGCCAAGGCCGCCGGTATCGACCCGCGCAACCTGCGCTACGTGGCCCTGGAAGGCGGCGGCGAGATCGCCACCGCGCTGCTCGGCGGGCACATCCAGGTGGGTAGCACCGACATCTCCGACTCCATGCCGCACATCCTCGCCGGCAACATGCGCATCCTCGCCGTGCTCTCCGACGAACGCCTGCCGGGTGAGGACAAGGCCAACATCCCCACCGCCAAGGAACAGGGCTACGACATCAGCTGGCCGGTGGTGCGTGGCTTCTACCTCGGGCCCAAGGTCAGCGACGAGGACTACGCCTGGTGGAAGGCCGCCTTCGACCAGCTGCTGGCCTCCGAGGACTTCGCCAAGCTGCGCGACCAGCGCGAGCTGTTCCCCTTCGCCATGACCGGCCCGGAACTGGACGCCTACGTGAAAACGCGCGTCGCCCAGTACAAGCAGATGGCCCAGGAATTCGGCCTGACCCAATAA
- a CDS encoding DUF6279 family lipoprotein: MPRPRALAPLRWLPLFAALLLLGACSRLDLAYRNLDWLIPWSIADYVSLHKAQRAWLEPRIQAHLRWHCSTQLPRYAAWLQEVATLGQAERLDAGQLLEHMQGFKEAIDAVAVEITPTSVSLLQGLDPEQVEELNTSLDEKERKLRKEHLIPRDEQVEQRRERMEKRLKPWFGTLSAQQQAKVDAWAESLGDSNLLWVDNRRLWQSALRSALAERDSQDFAPRVAALLQDREAFWSDAYRAHFERGQVALSQLLADLFNASSASQRERLRSRLHDLQQDIRQLQCPTA; encoded by the coding sequence ATGCCGCGTCCGCGCGCCCTCGCGCCCCTCCGCTGGCTGCCGCTCTTCGCGGCGCTGCTGCTTCTCGGCGCCTGCAGCCGCCTGGACCTCGCCTACCGCAACCTCGATTGGCTGATCCCCTGGTCCATCGCCGACTACGTCAGCCTGCACAAGGCCCAGCGCGCCTGGCTGGAACCGCGCATTCAGGCACACCTGCGCTGGCACTGCAGCACCCAGTTGCCACGCTACGCCGCCTGGCTGCAGGAGGTGGCAACCCTGGGCCAGGCCGAGCGACTGGATGCCGGGCAACTGCTCGAGCACATGCAGGGGTTCAAGGAAGCCATCGACGCCGTCGCCGTGGAGATCACCCCCACCAGCGTTTCGCTGCTGCAGGGGCTCGACCCCGAGCAGGTGGAGGAACTGAACACCTCGCTGGACGAGAAGGAACGCAAGCTGCGCAAGGAGCACCTGATCCCGCGTGACGAGCAGGTCGAACAGCGCCGCGAACGCATGGAGAAACGCCTCAAGCCCTGGTTCGGCACGCTCTCCGCCCAGCAGCAGGCGAAAGTGGATGCCTGGGCCGAAAGCCTCGGCGACAGCAACCTGTTGTGGGTGGATAACCGCAGGCTCTGGCAATCAGCCCTGCGCAGCGCCCTCGCCGAGCGCGACAGCCAGGATTTCGCGCCGCGCGTCGCGGCGCTGCTGCAGGACCGCGAAGCCTTCTGGAGCGACGCCTACCGGGCGCACTTCGAGCGCGGGCAGGTGGCCCTGTCGCAGTTGCTCGCCGATCTGTTCAATGCATCCAGCGCCAGCCAGCGCGAGCGCCTGCGCAGCCGCCTGCACGACCTGCAGCAGGACATCCGCCAGTTGCAGTGCCCGACGGCCTGA
- a CDS encoding CoA-acylating methylmalonate-semialdehyde dehydrogenase, with protein MTRTIPQLIDGEWRDSRSRELIEVTDPATQAVLALAPKATPEEIEAAIASAKQAFTSWREVPVSERARLMLRYQHLLKEHHDELAEILASETGKTFADAKGDVWRGIEVAEHAANIASLMMGETVENVAREIDTASWVQPLGVCVGITPFNFPAMIPLWMFPLAIACGNTFILKPSEQDPLTPNRLAELFLEAGAPKGVLQVLHGGREQVDALLTHPDIRAISFVGSVPVGQHIYRTGTAHLKRVQAFAGAKNHMVIMPDANKDQVLSNLLGASCGAAGQRCMAISVAVFVGAAREWIPELAAQMAELKPGHWQDAHAAYGPLISQQAKQRVQRLIAEGKAEGADCLLDGSHCEVAGYPDGNWLGPTLFRGVTTKMGLYREEIFGPVLACMEVDDLNAAIELVNASPYGNGTSIFTRSGGAARHFQHTVEVGQVGINVPIPVPLPFFSFTGWKGSFYGDLHAYGKQAVRFYTETKTVTSRWFDDSPVSGPNMTIQLK; from the coding sequence ATGACCAGGACGATTCCGCAACTCATCGACGGCGAATGGCGCGACAGCCGCTCCCGCGAGCTGATCGAAGTCACCGATCCCGCGACCCAGGCCGTGCTGGCCCTGGCGCCCAAGGCAACGCCCGAGGAAATCGAGGCCGCCATCGCCAGCGCCAAGCAGGCCTTCACCAGTTGGCGCGAGGTGCCGGTGTCGGAACGGGCGCGGCTGATGCTGCGCTACCAGCACCTGCTCAAGGAGCACCACGACGAGCTGGCCGAAATCCTCGCCAGCGAGACCGGCAAGACCTTCGCCGATGCCAAGGGCGACGTCTGGCGCGGCATCGAGGTGGCCGAGCACGCCGCCAACATTGCCAGCCTGATGATGGGCGAGACGGTGGAGAACGTGGCCCGCGAGATCGACACCGCCAGCTGGGTCCAGCCCCTGGGCGTGTGCGTCGGCATCACCCCCTTCAACTTCCCGGCGATGATCCCGCTGTGGATGTTTCCCCTGGCCATCGCCTGCGGCAACACCTTCATCCTCAAGCCGTCCGAGCAGGACCCGCTGACCCCCAACCGCCTCGCCGAGCTGTTCCTCGAAGCCGGTGCCCCCAAGGGCGTGCTGCAGGTGCTGCATGGTGGCCGCGAGCAGGTGGACGCCCTGCTCACTCACCCGGACATCCGCGCCATCTCCTTCGTCGGCTCGGTGCCGGTGGGCCAGCACATCTACCGCACCGGCACCGCGCACCTGAAGCGCGTGCAGGCCTTCGCCGGCGCCAAGAACCACATGGTGATCATGCCCGACGCCAACAAGGACCAGGTCCTCAGCAACCTGCTGGGCGCCAGCTGCGGCGCCGCCGGCCAGCGCTGCATGGCCATCAGCGTGGCGGTGTTCGTCGGCGCGGCGCGGGAGTGGATCCCCGAGCTGGCCGCGCAGATGGCCGAGCTCAAGCCCGGCCACTGGCAGGACGCCCACGCCGCCTACGGCCCGCTGATCAGCCAGCAGGCCAAGCAGCGCGTGCAACGGCTGATCGCCGAGGGCAAGGCCGAGGGCGCCGACTGCCTGCTGGATGGCTCCCACTGCGAAGTGGCGGGCTACCCCGACGGCAACTGGCTGGGCCCGACCCTGTTCCGCGGCGTGACCACCAAGATGGGCCTGTACCGCGAAGAGATCTTCGGCCCGGTGCTGGCCTGCATGGAGGTGGACGACCTCAACGCCGCCATCGAGCTGGTCAACGCCAGCCCCTACGGCAACGGCACCAGCATCTTCACCCGCTCGGGCGGCGCCGCGCGGCACTTCCAGCATACGGTGGAGGTGGGCCAGGTGGGCATCAACGTGCCGATCCCGGTGCCGCTGCCATTCTTCTCCTTCACCGGCTGGAAGGGCTCCTTCTATGGCGACCTGCATGCCTACGGCAAGCAGGCGGTGCGCTTCTACACCGAGACCAAGACGGTCACCAGCCGCTGGTTCGACGACAGCCCCGTGAGCGGGCCGAACATGACCATTCAGTTGAAGTGA
- a CDS encoding AbrB family transcriptional regulator, producing the protein MPEGWRAWWATPLVGAVGGLLASLAHWPLPWMIGALVAVILFRCTTPWQIRDLPGGRKTGQWIIGIGIGLHFSPAVVEQVLAHFWLILFGALFTTLSSAAAVWLLRRTGEDPATAFFSSMPGGSGEMVNLGLRNGASPSRVAAGQSLRVVAVVLCVPAVFKLLLGDGPALHPVAPVDWAWLALLVPAGGLLALLWQRLRQPNPWLFGPLLVSATASILYDLHLGLPPGASQVGQLLIGSGLGCHFDRAFFRRAPSFLARTLLGTALMIGAATLCALGLGWLTALDIRSLTLGMMPGGIAEMSLTAETLQLSVPLVTALQVLRLLLVLFLAEPIYRRWRQRARP; encoded by the coding sequence GTGCCTGAGGGATGGCGCGCCTGGTGGGCCACCCCGCTAGTGGGCGCGGTGGGCGGGCTGCTGGCCAGCCTCGCCCACTGGCCGCTGCCCTGGATGATCGGCGCCCTGGTGGCGGTCATCCTGTTCCGCTGCACCACCCCCTGGCAGATCCGTGATCTGCCAGGGGGCCGCAAGACCGGGCAATGGATCATCGGCATCGGCATCGGCCTGCACTTCTCCCCCGCCGTGGTGGAGCAGGTGCTGGCGCACTTCTGGCTGATCCTCTTCGGCGCCCTGTTCACCACCCTCTCCAGCGCCGCCGCCGTGTGGCTGCTGCGGCGCACCGGGGAAGACCCGGCCACCGCCTTCTTCTCCAGCATGCCCGGCGGCTCGGGGGAGATGGTCAACCTCGGCCTGCGCAACGGCGCCTCCCCCAGCCGCGTGGCGGCCGGGCAGAGCCTGCGCGTGGTGGCCGTGGTGCTCTGCGTGCCGGCGGTGTTCAAGCTGCTGCTGGGCGACGGCCCGGCGCTGCACCCGGTCGCGCCGGTGGACTGGGCCTGGCTGGCCCTACTGGTGCCCGCCGGCGGCCTGCTGGCGCTGCTCTGGCAACGCCTGCGCCAGCCCAACCCCTGGCTGTTCGGACCGCTGCTGGTCAGCGCCACCGCCAGCATCCTCTACGACCTGCACCTGGGCCTGCCCCCCGGCGCCAGCCAGGTCGGCCAGTTGCTGATCGGCAGCGGCCTGGGCTGCCACTTCGATCGCGCCTTCTTCCGCCGCGCCCCCAGCTTCCTCGCCCGCACTTTGCTGGGCACCGCACTGATGATCGGCGCCGCCACCCTCTGCGCCCTCGGCCTGGGCTGGCTCACCGCCCTGGACATACGCTCGCTGACCCTGGGCATGATGCCCGGCGGCATCGCCGAGATGAGCCTCACCGCCGAGACCCTGCAGCTCTCCGTCCCCCTGGTCACCGCCTTGCAGGTGCTGCGCCTGCTGCTGGTGCTGTTCCTCGCCGAACCCATCTACCGCCGCTGGCGCCAGCGCGCCCGCCCGTAG
- a CDS encoding HDOD domain-containing protein gives MDNRHDGLKFSLYSSFLKGNAKVPQMPETSLRLRKLLASEHASLEQVTRLLHSNPPLAAYLLQFAETPMLRNLRQGVNLQEVIARLGMQRLNNLVLSFAIQHLFTSQDPALQKIFRTRWNAALLCAAHSACLAQLLTRLPLEDALLAGLVQDIGSLPLLDELERWPEVPREESELQRLCDQLSADIGVIVLTSWKLPPLLIDCARNRSDWCRAHKGSADLVDVVQVARQLAARELDDEQLVQLPAWQRLLGERLDSLPPEAVRAELASEVGFWFKLLGGKGHA, from the coding sequence ATGGACAACCGCCACGATGGCCTGAAGTTCTCGCTCTACAGCAGCTTCCTCAAGGGCAACGCCAAGGTGCCGCAGATGCCGGAAACCTCGCTGCGCCTGCGCAAGCTGCTGGCATCCGAGCACGCCTCGCTGGAACAGGTCACCCGCCTGCTGCACAGCAACCCGCCGCTCGCCGCCTACCTGCTGCAATTCGCCGAGACCCCGATGCTGCGCAACCTGCGCCAGGGCGTGAACCTGCAGGAGGTGATCGCGCGCCTGGGCATGCAGCGCCTCAACAACCTGGTGCTCAGCTTCGCCATCCAGCACCTGTTCACCAGCCAGGACCCGGCCCTGCAGAAGATCTTCCGCACCCGCTGGAATGCCGCCCTGCTCTGCGCCGCCCACAGCGCCTGCCTGGCCCAGTTGCTCACGCGCCTGCCCCTGGAAGATGCCCTGCTCGCCGGCCTGGTGCAGGACATCGGCAGCCTGCCGTTGCTCGACGAGTTGGAGCGCTGGCCGGAGGTCCCCCGCGAGGAGAGCGAGCTGCAGCGTCTCTGCGACCAGCTCTCTGCCGACATCGGGGTGATCGTGCTCACCAGCTGGAAGCTGCCGCCGCTGCTCATCGACTGCGCGCGCAACCGCAGCGACTGGTGCCGCGCGCACAAGGGCTCGGCGGACCTGGTGGACGTGGTGCAGGTGGCCCGCCAGTTGGCCGCGCGGGAACTCGACGATGAGCAACTGGTGCAGCTACCCGCCTGGCAGCGCCTGCTGGGGGAGCGCCTCGACAGCCTGCCGCCGGAGGCGGTACGCGCGGAGCTCGCCAGCGAGGTGGGCTTCTGGTTCAAGCTGCTCGGCGGCAAGGGCCACGCCTGA
- a CDS encoding AraC family transcriptional regulator: protein MSRSVETSNWPLPANGVRFTTPPRLRRLLARNPLTAGCYPLALGFYPEAGGHRMLRLAPDDHLLIYCRAGQGWLETGDGRLDVVGGDLLLLPKGRMHAYGADPQRPWSIYWVHFEGELVEDFLRPLGPAGLRRIGAQPRLLADFDALLGLRRHGLNPLHFVHAAHQLQTLLTSLAVLPARGVLKSGRVLDIDAVQAVMRAHLHDSLNLDQLAAQFKLSRFHFAKTYRALTGHAPIQDFIQLKMAHACRLLDEGEQGIRQIAEQLGYEDVYYFSRLFRKVVGMAPSHYRALHQG, encoded by the coding sequence ATGAGCCGCTCCGTGGAAACCTCCAACTGGCCCTTGCCGGCCAATGGCGTGCGCTTCACCACGCCACCGCGCCTGCGCCGCCTGCTGGCGCGTAATCCGCTGACGGCGGGCTGTTACCCCCTGGCCCTGGGCTTCTACCCGGAGGCTGGTGGGCACCGCATGCTGCGCCTGGCGCCGGACGATCACCTGCTCATCTACTGCCGTGCCGGCCAGGGCTGGCTGGAGACCGGGGATGGACGATTGGACGTGGTCGGCGGCGACCTGCTGCTGCTGCCCAAGGGGCGCATGCACGCCTACGGCGCCGACCCGCAGCGGCCCTGGAGCATCTATTGGGTGCACTTCGAAGGGGAGTTGGTGGAGGACTTCCTGCGTCCCCTGGGGCCGGCCGGGCTGCGCCGCATCGGTGCCCAGCCGCGCCTGCTGGCGGATTTCGACGCCTTGCTGGGGCTTCGCCGCCATGGGCTCAACCCGCTGCATTTCGTCCACGCCGCCCATCAACTGCAGACGCTGCTGACCTCGCTCGCCGTGCTGCCGGCGCGCGGGGTGCTGAAGTCCGGGCGTGTGTTGGACATCGATGCGGTGCAGGCGGTGATGCGCGCGCACCTGCACGACAGCCTCAACCTCGACCAGCTGGCCGCGCAGTTCAAGCTGTCGCGCTTCCACTTCGCCAAGACCTACCGCGCGCTGACCGGGCACGCGCCGATCCAGGATTTCATCCAGTTGAAGATGGCCCACGCTTGTCGCCTGCTCGACGAAGGCGAGCAGGGCATCCGCCAGATCGCCGAGCAACTGGGCTACGAGGACGTCTATTACTTCTCGCGGCTGTTCCGCAAGGTGGTGGGCATGGCGCCCAGCCACTACCGGGCGCTGCACCAGGGCTGA
- a CDS encoding ABC transporter substrate-binding protein, with translation MRRLTATLALWAGITACAQAAEPITLGLNYPRTGSYKEEGLAQMRGALLAIDELNATGGVLGRPLRLSGKDSASRPEKAVKNVDKLAAEGAVMLFGGASSAVAIAAGERARDHGLLYFGTLTYSNDTTGKNGHRYMFRECNNAWMSAKVLGQYLNKTLPDKRYFYVTADYTWGHTTEASLRQATASQDPARHAGVHVPFPGARLTDYQDALTQAAASDAQVLALVLFGEDLVRAMRIAKDMGLTERMQIVAPNLTQGIIEQAGPDLMQGVLGTEPWTWRVPALEKSQRGMAFVEAFKARYQMYPSSSAASAYSIVQQWADAAKRSGSLNSEALIKALEGHTYSLLKDEQQWRPFDHQNLQTVYAVRVKTRDEVLKDPLKQDYFEIVDRLDASSALPSLPDWQAERRAGNQPPTLQ, from the coding sequence ATGCGCCGATTGACTGCCACCCTGGCCCTCTGGGCCGGAATCACCGCCTGTGCGCAGGCCGCTGAGCCCATCACCCTGGGGCTCAACTACCCGCGCACCGGCTCATACAAGGAAGAGGGATTGGCGCAGATGCGTGGAGCCCTGCTGGCCATCGACGAGCTCAACGCCACCGGCGGGGTGCTCGGCCGCCCCTTGCGCCTGTCCGGCAAGGATTCCGCCTCACGCCCGGAGAAAGCGGTAAAGAACGTCGACAAGCTGGCCGCCGAAGGCGCGGTGATGCTCTTCGGCGGGGCCTCCAGCGCGGTGGCCATCGCCGCCGGCGAACGTGCCCGTGACCATGGCCTGCTGTACTTCGGCACCCTCACCTACTCCAACGACACCACCGGCAAGAACGGCCACCGCTACATGTTCCGCGAGTGCAACAACGCCTGGATGAGCGCCAAGGTGCTCGGCCAGTACCTGAACAAGACCCTGCCCGACAAACGCTATTTCTATGTCACCGCCGACTACACCTGGGGCCACACCACCGAAGCCTCGCTACGCCAGGCCACCGCCAGCCAGGACCCCGCCCGTCACGCCGGCGTGCACGTGCCCTTCCCCGGCGCACGTCTCACCGACTACCAGGACGCCCTGACCCAGGCCGCCGCCAGCGACGCCCAGGTGCTGGCCCTGGTGCTGTTCGGCGAGGACCTGGTGCGCGCCATGCGCATCGCCAAGGACATGGGCCTGACCGAACGCATGCAGATCGTCGCGCCGAACCTCACCCAGGGCATCATCGAGCAGGCCGGCCCTGACCTGATGCAAGGCGTGCTCGGTACCGAACCCTGGACCTGGCGCGTGCCGGCCCTGGAGAAATCCCAGCGCGGCATGGCCTTCGTCGAAGCCTTCAAGGCCCGCTACCAGATGTACCCCTCCAGCTCCGCCGCCTCCGCCTACAGCATCGTCCAGCAATGGGCCGATGCCGCCAAACGCAGCGGCAGCCTCAACAGCGAGGCACTGATCAAGGCGCTGGAAGGCCATACATACAGCCTGCTGAAGGACGAGCAGCAGTGGCGTCCCTTCGATCACCAGAACCTGCAGACGGTCTATGCCGTGCGGGTGAAGACCCGTGACGAGGTGCTCAAGGACCCGCTCAAGCAGGACTACTTCGAAATCGTCGACCGCCTCGACGCCAGCAGCGCCCTGCCCAGCCTCCCCGACTGGCAGGCCGAACGGCGTGCCGGCAACCAACCCCCGACCTTGCAATGA
- a CDS encoding tripartite tricarboxylate transporter permease gives METLSYLGQGFGVALSPYNLVTALVGTLIGTIVGLLPGLGPINGVALLIPVAFALGLPPESALILLAAVYLGCEYGGRISSILLNIPGEASTVMTTLDGYPMARQGLAGVALSLSAWSSFIGAFIATCGMVLFAPLLAKWAIAFGPAEYFVLMVFAIVALGGMAGDRPMKTFIAALLGLFLSTIGIDANSGVYRFTFDSIHVADGIQFVVLVLGLFSVSEILLLLEKTHHGHVAVKATGRMLFNVKEAASVAVVNLRCGVMGFILGVLPGAGATLASAVAYMTEKKLAGDSGTFGKGDMRGLAAPETAIGASACGAMVPMLTLGVPGSGTTAVMIGALTLYNITPGPMLFQQQPDIVWGLIASLFIANLMLVILNIPMIRLFTRILNVPNWVLVPVIAIITSIGVYAVHATTFDLFLMVAIGIFGYILRKLDFPLSPLLLGFILGGLMEQNLRRALSISNGELGILWSSPITLGTWALVLVMLALPLVRIWRRRSAQRKALAGA, from the coding sequence ATGGAAACCTTGAGCTACCTGGGCCAGGGCTTCGGCGTTGCCCTTTCCCCCTACAACCTGGTCACTGCGCTGGTGGGCACCCTGATCGGTACCATCGTCGGCCTGCTGCCGGGCCTCGGCCCGATCAACGGCGTGGCCCTGCTGATTCCGGTGGCCTTCGCCCTCGGCCTGCCACCGGAGTCGGCGCTGATCCTCCTCGCCGCCGTCTACCTGGGCTGCGAATACGGTGGGCGCATCAGCTCCATCCTGCTCAACATCCCCGGTGAAGCCTCCACCGTGATGACCACCCTCGACGGCTACCCCATGGCCCGCCAGGGCCTGGCCGGCGTGGCCCTGTCGCTGTCGGCCTGGAGTTCCTTCATCGGCGCCTTCATCGCCACCTGCGGCATGGTGCTGTTCGCCCCGCTGCTGGCCAAGTGGGCCATCGCCTTCGGCCCGGCGGAGTACTTCGTGCTCATGGTCTTCGCCATCGTCGCCCTGGGCGGCATGGCCGGCGACCGGCCGATGAAAACCTTCATCGCCGCCCTGCTCGGCCTGTTCCTCTCCACCATCGGTATCGACGCCAACAGCGGCGTGTACCGCTTCACCTTCGACAGCATCCACGTCGCCGACGGCATCCAGTTCGTGGTGCTGGTACTGGGCCTGTTCTCGGTGAGCGAGATCCTCCTGTTGCTGGAGAAGACTCACCACGGCCACGTTGCGGTGAAGGCCACCGGGCGCATGCTGTTCAACGTCAAGGAGGCCGCTTCGGTGGCCGTGGTCAACCTGCGCTGCGGGGTCATGGGCTTCATCCTCGGCGTGCTGCCCGGTGCTGGCGCCACCCTGGCCAGCGCCGTGGCCTACATGACCGAGAAGAAGCTGGCCGGCGACAGCGGCACGTTCGGCAAGGGCGACATGCGCGGCCTGGCGGCACCGGAAACCGCCATCGGCGCCTCCGCCTGCGGCGCCATGGTGCCGATGCTGACCCTCGGCGTTCCCGGCTCCGGCACCACCGCGGTGATGATCGGCGCGCTGACGCTCTACAACATCACCCCCGGCCCGATGCTGTTCCAGCAGCAACCGGACATCGTCTGGGGCCTGATCGCCTCGCTGTTCATCGCCAACCTCATGCTGGTGATCCTCAACATCCCGATGATCCGGTTGTTCACCCGCATCCTCAACGTGCCCAACTGGGTGCTGGTGCCGGTGATCGCCATCATCACCTCCATCGGCGTCTACGCCGTGCACGCCACCACCTTCGACCTGTTCCTGATGGTCGCCATCGGCATCTTCGGCTACATCCTGCGCAAGCTGGACTTCCCCCTGTCGCCGCTGCTGCTGGGCTTCATCCTCGGCGGGCTGATGGAGCAGAACCTGCGCCGTGCGCTGTCCATCTCCAACGGTGAGCTGGGCATCCTCTGGTCCAGCCCCATCACCCTCGGCACCTGGGCCCTGGTGCTGGTGATGCTGGCCCTGCCGCTGGTGCGCATCTGGCGCCGCCGCAGCGCCCAGCGCAAGGCCCTGGCCGGTGCCTGA